GTCCTGACTTAACTGGCAGCTGGGAAAACAAACTCTCGCTCATTGAACAAGGCAAGATGAATCGCGACACCTTCATGCAAGAAATTGCACAGATGACGCAACGCATTGTGAAGCGCGCCAAGGAATATGACAGCGACACCATTCCCGGTGATTACGCAACGATGACCACGCCATGCCCACACTGTAAGGGTCCGGTAAAGGAAAACTATCGTCGCTTTGCTTGCGAGAAGTGTGGATTTACGATTAGCAAAACACCTGGTGGGCGCGCCTTTGAATACCCAGAGGTTGAAGAGTTGTTGCGCGAAAAATCCATCGGACCACTGCAAGGGTTCCGCAGCAAAATGGGGCGCCCATTTGCAGCAATCATTAAGTTAAGCGAAATACCGGAAGATGATGCTGACTATCCAAATGCAGGCTTCAAATTAGAGTTCGACTTTGGCAACACACAGGATGATGAATCCGAGGCCATTGATTTCACGGGACGACTGGCTTTAGGCGCATGTCCTAAATGTTCCGGTGCAGTCTATGAAGATGGCATGCGCTATGTTTGCGAAAGCAACACGGGCCCGAGCAAATCGTGCGACTTTAAAACTGGCAAAGTCGTTTTACGGCAAGCGATTTCGCAAGAACAGGTTCAAAAGTTGTTAAAAGAAGGTAAGACTGATCTTTTAACCAACTTTAAGTCGAACCGCACTGGACATGGCTTTAAGGCTTACTTAGCGTTGGGTGCCGATGGAAAGATTGGCTTTGAATTTGAGGCCAAAGCACCCAAGGCTGCGGGCGCAGCTAAACCAGCAGCGAAGAAACGTGCTGGGGCAAGCGCCGCAACCAAGTCAGCAGCAAAACCTAAGCGCGCCAGCAAAACAAAATCATCCTCTAGCAGTTGAGCTGTAATTAACTTTGCCGCAAGCGCAGACCACAAAACGCCTCGCGATCCCAGGGCAGTAGCCAAGAAAATCCCTGGGCGCCAATGATTGGCAGGCGATCGCCAGCAACACATCGGACGCCTACAAACTCACCTTTTTTATGGAGCTCATCAAGCACGCCGCCCCCATAATTAACTAGGCCGTTGGCTTGTTCGCGATTAAATGCATCGCTGCTATCCCTAGGGGATAAGTCGTCTTCGCCCTCATCAAAACTAGAGCCAACAATCCACTGATAATCGCCACCCTCAAGCCGCTCCGCCGGAAAACAGTAGCCATCGCCAGAGATGCCTACTCTTGGCAATTTTTCTATCCATGAGCTATTTTTTTGAATCGAGAAAATACTTAACTGGCCCCGCACTGGCTTCAGCGGCAGGCGAACGCCAATGCTGCTCATCAAGGCCTTACTTTCAATTGCTGCGGCAACCACCAACTTATCTGCAGACAGAATATATTCATTTTCTGAATTAAATAATTTCCACTTGCCACAGCACTCTCTTCTAATCGAGCAATGCGTGTATTGAACAAGCAGCTCAGTCCATCTTGAGGGCGCAAGAGATCATTGCTCGCCTCAAATAAATTTAAACTCGCACCTCGAGGCAACCAAGTTCCGCTCTGCGCAATGCCGCATTTTTCTTTGGCGTTTTGCGCATCTAAAGCAATCGCCATTTCTTCATCCAACCCAAGAGATTGAAGGTGGGCAGCAAGCTGGGCGTGATCAAAGGCTTTGTCTTTTTTGCTTGGCTGAAATATTCCATGCTGGCGCCAAGCCTTGCCCCATCTAGCTTCAGCCAACAAAAATGCAATGCGCGTTAAACGCAATAAACGTGGCGAATCCTTACCAATATGTGGGTGGGCAATTGCATATGCGTGACTAGAACAGGCTGTGGCGGGAGAGGATGCTGCGTCAACAATGCAGACTGATTTACCGCGATGAAGTAATTCATTGGCATTTGTGGCGCCACAAATGCCTGCCCCAATCACCACTATTTCATGGTGTTGGGGTTTGGTCATTAAACTAATTTAAATAAAACGTTTTGTATTGCTAAGACTATGCGCTGATGCAATTAAGCATTTAAACGTTGTTCAATTTTGGAACGAGTCTCTTTCAACTCTTTTGGTAAACGATCGCCCAAATGATCAAACAACTCGGTGTGTAACTTCAACTCATTCTTCCAGTCATCAATTCCAACATTGATGGCTTTAGTGAAGCTCTCTGCTGAGTAGTCAAGACCACCCCAATGCATATCGGCGTACTCTGGAGTAATACCAAACGGAGTTTCTTTGCCATTTGCCTTGCCTTCTGCACGATTCAAAATCCATGAGAGAACGCGCATGTTTTCACCGAAGCCAGGCCACACAAATTTGCCGTTCTCGTCTTTGCGGAACCAATTCACACAATAGATTTTTGGCAATACTGCGCCTTCAGCCTCAAGCTTCTTGCCAATATTGAGCCAGTGCTGGAAATAGTCGCTCATGTTGTAACCAGCAAATGCGATCATCGCAAATGGGTCACGACGTACAACGCCGATCTGGCCAGTAATTGCTGCGGTAGTTTCTGAGCCCAATGTTGCAGCCATGTAAACACCCTCAACCCAGTCACGCGCTTCGCTAACCAAAGGCACCGTGTTTGAACGACGACCGCCAAACAAGAATGCATCAATTGGAACGCCCTCTGGATCATCCCATTTAGGATCAACTGCTGGGTTATTGGTTGCTGCCACCGTAAAGCGTGAGTTTGGATGTGCGGCTTTGCGTCCAGCAGCACCATCAGCTGGAGTCCAGTCTTTGCCTTGCCAATCAATCAAGTGTGCAGGAGGCGTGTCTGTCAAACCTTCCCACCAAACATCACCATCATCCGTCAAGCCAACGTTAGTAAAGATAACGTCTTGATTCAAAGAGTCGATACAGTTTTGGTTGGTTTGACGATTTGTACCTGGAGCAACGCCAAAGTAACCAGACTCTGGATTAATCGCAAATAAACGGGTCTTACCAGTCACGGCATCTTTACGTGGCTTGATCCATGCAATGTCGTCACCAATAGTGGTTACCTTCCAGCCATCAAAACCTTTTGGCGGAATCATCATGGAGAAATTAGTTTTGCCACAAGCAGACGGGAACGCAGCCGCGATGTGGTATTTCTTGCCTTCAGGTGAAGTCACGCCAAGGATCAACATATGTTCTGCTAACCAGCCTTGATCGCGGCCCATGTTAGAGGCAATGCGCAATGCAAAGCATTTTTTACCTAACAAAGCATTGCCGCCGTAGCCCGAACCAAAAGACCAGATCTCACGAGTCTCTGGGTAATGAACGATGTACTTGTTCTTATTGTTTGGCCATGCAACGTCTTTTTCGCCAGCAGCCAAAGGCTTGCCAACAGTGTGGATACAAGGAACGAATTCGCCATCGGCACCCAACTGATCAATAACTGCCTTGCCCATGCGGGTCATGAGCTTCATATTGATTACAACGTATGGGCTATCGGATAACTCAACGCCGATGTGTGCAATTGGTGAGCCAATTGGGCCCATGGAGAATGGCGCTACATACATTGTTCTGCCGCGCATGCAACCATCAAACAAAGGCTGCAATATTGCGCGCATTTCGCTTGGCTCAACCCAGTTATTAGTCGGGCCTGCATCTTCTTTTTTGGCGGAGCAGATAAATGTACGGTCTTCGACGCGCGCCACATCCCCAGGATCAGAAAGCGCTAAAAATGAGTTTTTGCGCTTGGCTGGATTGAGGCGCTTGAAAACACCTGCTGAAACCAACAGCTCGCAAAGCTCATCGTACTCAGCTTGGGAGCCATCACACCAACGAATTGCATCGGGCTTGGTAAGGGCGGCAACTTCACCTACCCACTCGATTAAACGCTTGTTTTTAACGTAAGCCGGCGCATTTACATTGATCTGGCCGCTGGTAGTTGAAGTCATATGTTTCGTTTCCTTATGAAGATTGAATTTTTTAATAATCCAATGATTTTAACATTTTGGGCAAATTTATACCTTCTGCCCTACACCGCACAAACCCTTTACTTGCCGATGCAGAATTGGCTGAAAATTTTGCCTAAAAGGTCGTCCGGAAGCAGCTTTCCAGTGATTTCTCCAAGGCGGCCCTGGGCCAAAGAGAGCTCTTCTGCAAATAACTCCAGCGAATTGTTGCCATTTGCTGCGAATTCTTCGGATTTTGCAATATGTTCTGCGGCGCGCTCCAGGCAGTCTAAATGCCTTCTGCGAGCGATAATTGCGCCCTCTTGAGAGCCGCCCCAACCTGCGATTTCAAGGATTTTTTGCTTTAGGGCCTCAATTCCATCACCAGTTTTGGCTGAAATCAACAGGGCGTCTTTTAGCTCCGCTTTTGAGCCCTGATCAAGCAAATCTGCCTTGTTAAACACCTCCAATACAGAGCACTTGGATGGTAATGCTGCCAATATTTGCTCTTTTAGGTCATCCTGCCCCTGGTTTGAATGCGAGTCTGACAAGAAAATCACCAAGTCGGCCAAACGAATAGCCTCCCAGGACCGTTCAATGCCTTTTGCTTCAACCACATCAGCCGTTTCTCTCAGGCCGGCCGTATCGATGATGTGCATTGGCACGCCCTCTATCGAAATGCTTTCTTTTACGCGGTCACGAGTAGTTCCTGCAATGGGGGTAACAATGGCCACCTCTTCACCTGCGAGCCTATTTAGCAGCGAGCTTTTTCCAACATTGGGAGCTCCAGCCAAAACCAGCTGTACGCCGTCGCGCAAAATTTTTCCTTGCTTAGCACCTTCGCGCAAGGCTTGTAGTTTTGCTTTCACAGCTGATAAGCGTTGTCTTGCCTGTGCGTTCTCTAGAAACTCAATTTCTTCTTCGGGGAAATCTAGAGTCGACTCAACCAGAATGCGTAATTGGGTAATTTCCTCAATAAGATCATTAATATCATTTGAAAACTCGCCCTGCAAAGAGCGCGCAGCTCCACGCACCGCAGCTTCGCTTTGCGCATCCATGAGGTCAGCAATTGCTTCTGCCTGGGCCAAATCAATTTTGTTATTGAGATAGGCGCGTAAAGTAAATTCACCCGGCTCAGCAATTACCAGGCCTTCATCCTTGCCCAACTCCAAGCAGCGCTTCATTACCAACTCGAGGAGATGAGGGCCTCCATGACATTGAAGCTCTAAAACATCCTCGCCCGTAAAAGATGCAGGCGCAACAAAATGAATGGCAATTAGCTGGTCAATTGCTTGACCGGCAGCATCGCGCAAAGTAAGTAAGTTGGCTTGGCGTGGCGCAAGCTTTTTTTGGAACAGGGCCGCTGCAATAGCATTGAGATTTTGTCCGCTAATGCGGATAACGCCAACCCCGGCTTTGCCTGGGGCAGTAGCTACAGCAATGATGGGCAACTTTCCAGTCATCATTGCTGTGCGTTTTCTATTGAGCTTGGATGCCGTGCTTAATTACTTGGCTGGCTTTTTTCCAAACGTATTGTTGATCTGCCACTGCTGTGCGATCGACAACAAGTTATTCACAACCCAGTACAAAACCAGACCAGCCGGAAAGAAGAAGAACATGATCGAGAAAACGATTGGCATGTACATCATCACCTTAGCCTGAATTGGATCTGGCGGCGTTGGATTAAGTTTGGCTTGTACAAACATAGATACGGCCATAACGACCGGCAAGATGTAATACGGATCTGGAACAGATAAGTCATGTATCCACAAAACCCAAGGTGCGCCGCGCATCTCAACCGATGACAATAACACCCAGTACAAAGAAATGAATACTGGAATCTGAATCACAACAGGCAAACACCCACCCAATGGGTTGATCTTCTCTTTGCGATACATCTCCATCATTGCTTGATTGAGTTTTTGTGGCTCACCCTTATATTGCTCTTTCATGGCAGCTAGGCGTGGCCGGACTTCCTTCATGCGAGCCATAGATTTATAACTAGCAGCAGACAAGGGGAAGAAAACCAGCTTAATGAGGATCGTCAATAGAATGATTGACCAGCCCCAGTTACCCACATATGAGTGAATATTTTCTAGCAACCAGAAAATGGGTTTGGCCAAAATGGTCAAGTAACCATAATCTTTCAACAATTCAAAACCTGGGGCAATAGTTTCCAGAACGCTCTCTTCTTGAGGTCCAACAAAGAGGCGTGCTTTTTCTACCAAAGTAGCGCCAGGGGCAACAACACCAAGGGGTGTCTGCATTCCGATGTGGTACAGGCCGTTATCTATTTTTCCTGCATAAATATCGCGAGCAGATTTGTCGCCGGGAATCCAGGCGCTTGCGAAGTAGTGTTGAACCATAGCAATCCAAGCTGGATCGCCGGCCGCAACTTGCGTAGGAATCGTAATTTTGTTTTTATCAATGGCCGTAAATTCGAGCTTGTTAAATTTCTCTTTTGCAGTATAGACGGCAGGGCCCGTAAAGGTGCTTGCTGAAAAAGCGCCGTCAAATGGGCCAATTTTTTGTTCTTGCGTAGCATCGCGCACGATCTCTGTGTAGAGAACCAAAGGGCTTGCATTGGGTGAAGCCTGTGTAACGCGGTGACCAACATCAACAACATAACTTCCCGGATTTAAAACAAATGTTTTTTCAAGCTTAACGCCATTACGTTCGCTAGCAAAAATCGCAAATGGCCTACCAGAACCATCTTTACCAGATTGAATTAGCTTGAAAGGCGAGGTGTGGTTTGGCAAATCATTGTTGCCCAATGAAATTAAGCCAGATCGCGCAAAGTATTTGTGGGTGGGGGTGTATTGAAACAACTCAACCGGCTTTTTCTCAGGTGTAAGTTGCTTGAGCAATTTTGCGTCAATGACATTTGCGCCGCTTGCGCTGATCTCTAAAACCAGCACATCATTTTGTAGTGTGAATTTTTCGGCGCCCTCAATGGCACCACTATTAACAGCTGGGGTTGCAGCAACTACCGGTGACCCAGACAACTGGGTTGGTACATCAACCTTATTGTTTCCTACAGCCTTATCGGCTGTGGCTGGGGCGCTTACTTGCGCACCACCAAACAAAGATGGTTTGCCTTCATGAACCTGCCAATTGTTGTAGAGCATCAGACCCGACATCGAGAATACTGCCCAAAGAATTGTTTTTTTAAAGTCCATTTGCATTCACTTAATTTAATGAGATGTTTGTTTTACTGCAGGGTCGTGACCGCCTCGTGACCATGGGTTACAGCGCAAAATGCGCCACACCATTAAGCCAAAACTCTTAACGAATCCGTAATGATTGAAGCAGTCGCAAGCGTATTGTGAGCAGCTAGGCACAAACTTGCATTGAGTACCAAAATAAGGGCTAAGGGAAAGTTGATAAATTCTTACCAACTTTACCGCCACATAATTTAGTGGGCGCACCTTAAATCAATCCTGATACTTGTGCGCGCAAGAGCGTCTTTTCTTTTTTTCTGAGTCTGCCACGGGTTTCGCGACCAATTGGTTTTTTAAGCTTCACCACAACATCCTCTTTAAGGTTTGTGGATTGGGCTGCTCGAACCAGTTCGCGAATCATCCGCTTTAAGCGATTTCGGTCTACAGCTCTTTTGGCCAATTTCTTAGCTACCGCAATTCCTAGATCAGGCTTTTGACCGTCCTTGGTGGACGCAAAATACATACCCCAATACAAACTTGTCTTGGGGCGTATTTTTAATAATTCAGAAATCCTTGCGCTGTTCAACGATTAATTAAACAGCTAAACGTTTGCGGCCTTTTGCACGGCGAGCATTTAATACTGCGCGTCCGCTTTTGGTTTTCATGCGAATGCGAAAGCCGTGGGTACGTTTACGACGTGTTACTGAGGGTTGGTATGTTCTTTTCATGATAGATCCCGGGAAAACCAAATATTTTCCTTGTTGCAGAGCAAAAGGTCAATCTATCTTGGTGAATATGTAGGTGTTTTTCTCTATTTTTAGGTGGTTTTTATCTAAATCGTTAATTTAAATAGAGATTTTTTCTTTATTCACAAGTTATCCACAGCTTTTACACGTTTTTCTAGCTTGTGGATAACTTTGGGCTATCGCTACAATGCAATGGATCCTCCAAAAATATGAGCAACCTACACAATCCCCCCACCTTGAATTCAATCAGCCCACTGGGTTTTTGGGATGATGCTATTGGCATTTTATCCCGCGAGCTGTCGCCCCAACAGTTTAAAACATGGATTCAACCATTAACCCTATTGTCGCAAGAGGATTGTGAATACTCACTAACAATTGGCGCTCCCAATAGATTTAAATTGGATTGGATCAAAAAAACATTTGCCGACCGTTTTCAAGAATTGGCAGCGCAGCACTTTGGCCGCCCCATTAATGTCAATTTTGCATTGGCCCCGGAGGGTGCTCCAGCAACCCAAAACACAGGCTCAACTCCAATCCCAGAGGCTGCGATGGCGATGCTGCAACCCTCGACAAGCCCCGAGCCAGACACAACGACATCTCTAGAAGAGGGTGCTTTTGAGATTGGGGATCACTCAAAACTTAACCCAAACCTTACTTTTGAAACTTTTGTGACTGGTAAAGCAAACCAACTGGCAAGGGCGACATCTATTCAGGTGGCACACAACCCGGGCACCTCATATAACCCAATGTTTTTGTATGGCGGCGTGGGTCTGGGTAAAACCCACTTAATACATGCAATTGGAAACCATCTTTTAAAGGAAAAGCCCAACGCACGAATTCGCTACATTCATGCTGAACAGTACGTTTCTGATGTGGTGCGCGCTTATCAACAAAAGGCTTTTGATCGATTTAAGCGCTATTACCACTCGCTTGATTTGTTACTAATTGACGATATTCAGTTCTTTAGCGGCAAATCACGAACTCAAGAGGAGTTCTTTTACGCATTCGAGGCGCTCCTTAGCAATAAGTCCCAAGTCATCATTACTAGCGACACCTATCCCAAAGAGATGGCGGGGATTGACGACCGCCTCATCTCGCGATTTGACTCTGGGCTAACCGTGGCAATTGAGCCACCGGAGCTAGAAATGCGCGTTGCCATCTTAATGAAGAAGGCGATTAGCGAAGGCATCCCCATGAGTGAGGATGTGGCTTTCTTTGTTGCCAAACACCTTCGCTCTAACGTGCGCGAGCTTGAAGGCGCATTACGCAAGATCCTTGCCTTTGTTCGCTTCCACGGCCGTGAGGTCACTATTGATGTGGCCAGGACAGCCTTAAAAGACCTGCTTTCAATCCAAAATCGACAAATTTCCGTGGAAAACATCCAAAAGTCGGTGGCAGACTTTTACAGCATTAAGGTTGCTGATATGTACTCCAAAAAGAGGCCTGCCAATATCACTAGACCACGTCAGATTGCTATGTTTATGGCCAAAGAGCTGACACAAAAAAGCCTTCCCGAGATTGGTGAATTATTTGGTGGCAGGGACCACACAACCGTTTTGCATGCTGTTCGCAAGATAGCGGATGAAAGGGCTCACGATAGTCAGTTAAATCACGAAATTCATGTGATTGAGCAAACCTTAAAGGCTTAAATTTTCCCTGTGAATAAGCCTAGGGATAAGTTTGGGGATTAGATGTGGATAAATTGTGGAAAGATCCAGCTTCATGCAAAAATAGGAGATTGATAAAAAGTTATCCCCTTTTTATGCAGCGTTTATACAAAAGTTTTCCACAGGTTTTTTTGGTTTTAATGTGTTGTTTTTGATGGGGTTTTTGACTTATCCACCGAAATAGAGAGCCCTATTACTATTACTACTAAGATACATACAAGGGTTTAAAAGCAATGCAACTAGTTAATACTTCGCGCGATAACTTACTAAAACCGCTTCAGGTTGTTAGTGGCATTGTTGAACGTAGACACACATTGCCAATTTTGGCAAACCTACTCTTTAAGAAAAATAGAGAAAAGGTTTCTTTTGTCTCTACCGATATCGAGATTCAAATTACAACGAACGCAAATTTCGGCGTTGGTTCTGAAGATGTAACCACTACCGTTGCAGCAAGAAAGTTGTTGGATATTTTGCGTGCACTCCCTGAGGGGCCGGTGGCTTTAAATCTTAAGGACAATCGTATGGTTGTTCAAAGCGGTAAGAGTCGTTTCTCATTACAGACCTTATCGGCTACTGAATTTCCAATCATGCAAACAGTGGGTGAAGTGACTGCAGCTTGGAAGATGACGCAAAAGAATTTCCGTCAGCTAATCAGCCAGGTACATTTTTCAATGGCACAACAAGACATTCGTTACTACTTAAACGGGATGTTGTTGGTGATTGAAGGTAAAGAGGTTGTTGCCGTTGCGACCGATGGCCATCGCTTGGCTTATTCTCAGGTTGAGTTGGCTGAAGCACCTTCTGGGTCTGGTCAAAAGCAAGAAATTATTATTCCTCGCAAAACCATTCTTGAGTTACAGCATCTCTTAGAGGATTCAGATGAGTTGTTGGAAGCACGCTTAACTGCGAAACAGGCAAAATTTGCTTTTGGCGACATTGAACTGATTTCCAAATTGGTTGAGGGTAAATTCCCGGATTTTCAAAGAGTGATTCCAAAAGGCCATAAAAATTCATTGGTTGTTGGTCGCGATGAACTTCAGGCCGCACTCCAACGCGCTGCAATTCTGACCACAGATAAATTTAAAGGTGTGCGCTTCTCTTTATCTCCAAATCGCATCACCATTCAATCTACCAATGCGGAGCAAGAAGAAGCGCAAGAAGAGATTGAAACCGAGTATGGTGGTGATGCGGTTGAGATTGGATTTAACGTAAGTTATTTATTAGATGTTTTATCAAGCCTAAAGACTGAGAAGATTCAAATTAGCTTAGGTGATGCAAACAGCAGTGCTGTAATTACTCTGCCTGGCTCAGAGAACTTTAAGTATGTTGTGATGCCAATGCGTATTTAATTTAGAAAAAAATGACTGAAGAAAAAAAACTAGTAGAGCAGTACGGCGCTGCATCGATTCAAATCTTAGAGGGTCTTGAGGCTGTTCGTAAACGCCCTGGAATGTACATTGGAGACATCTCCGATGGAACAGGTCTACATCACCTTGTTTTTGAGGTTTTAGATAACTCTATTGACGAGGCATTGGCCGGCTATTGTTCTGAGATTACGGTGGTTATTCAAACTGATAACTCTATTTCCATTGTCGATAACGGTCGTGGTGTCCCAACCGGTATTAAATACGATGATAAGCACGAGCCAAAAAGAAGTGCTGCTGAAATCGTAATGACTGAGCTTCATGCTGGCGGTAAGTTCGACCAGAATAGCTACAAAGTTTCTGGTGGTCTTCATGGTGTGGGTGTTAGTTGTGTAAATGCACTATCTAAATGGTTAAAGCTAACCATTCGTCGCGATGGTAAAGCTCATTACATGGAGTTTGCTCGCGGGGTTATACAGAATCGCAATGTAGTTGATGAGAATGGTGTTTCGGTTTCCCTGATTACCGTTACTGGTGACACTGAGTTGTCAGGTACCGAGGTCCACTTTTTAGCTGATGAAGAAATCTTTGGAAACGTAGAGTTTCATTATGAGATTTTAGTTAAGCGCATTCGCGAACTATCTTTCTTAAATAATGGCGTACACATCAAGTTAATTGATCAGCGCACAGGCCAAGAGGAAGATTTTGCTTTCTCTGGTGGTGTTAAAGGATTTGTTGAGTACATCAACCAAACTAAAAATGTCTTACATCCAAATATTTTTTACGCGGAAGGCGTTCGTCCTTCAGATCTCGGCGGTCAAATTACAGCCGAAGTTTCTATGCAGTGGAATGACAGTTTTGGTGAACAGGTGCTTTGTTTTACCAACAACATTCCTCAGCGAGATGGTGGTACCCATCTAACGGGCTTGCGCGCGGCAATGACGCGCGTTATCAATAAATACATTGATGAAAATGAAGTCGCCAAAAAAGCTAAAGTAGAAATCTCTGGCGATGACATGCGCGAAGGTTTGGCCTGTGTTCTTTCTGTCAAAGTTCCTGAGCCAAAGTTTTCAAGCCAAACCAAAGACAAACTTGTATCTAGCGAAGTTCGTGGCCCTGTAGAGGAAATTGTTGCGGAAGCATTAAGTGCATATTTGCAAGAGCGCCCAGCCGATGCAAAGATTTTGTGCGGAAAGATTGTTGATGCTGCGCGCGCTCGAGAAGCTGCTCGCAAAGCGCGCGATATGACTCGTCGCAAGGGCGCTTTAGACGGTTTGGGTTTGCCTGGAAAGCTGGCTGATTGCCAAGAGAAGGACCCATCTAAGTCCGAATTATTTATCGTTGAGGGAGACTCCGCGG
Above is a window of Polynucleobacter necessarius DNA encoding:
- the gyrB gene encoding DNA topoisomerase (ATP-hydrolyzing) subunit B, with translation MTEEKKLVEQYGAASIQILEGLEAVRKRPGMYIGDISDGTGLHHLVFEVLDNSIDEALAGYCSEITVVIQTDNSISIVDNGRGVPTGIKYDDKHEPKRSAAEIVMTELHAGGKFDQNSYKVSGGLHGVGVSCVNALSKWLKLTIRRDGKAHYMEFARGVIQNRNVVDENGVSVSLITVTGDTELSGTEVHFLADEEIFGNVEFHYEILVKRIRELSFLNNGVHIKLIDQRTGQEEDFAFSGGVKGFVEYINQTKNVLHPNIFYAEGVRPSDLGGQITAEVSMQWNDSFGEQVLCFTNNIPQRDGGTHLTGLRAAMTRVINKYIDENEVAKKAKVEISGDDMREGLACVLSVKVPEPKFSSQTKDKLVSSEVRGPVEEIVAEALSAYLQERPADAKILCGKIVDAARAREAARKARDMTRRKGALDGLGLPGKLADCQEKDPSKSELFIVEGDSAGGSAKQGRDRRFQAILPLKGKILNVEKARFDKMLASQEVVTLITVLGTGIGIEEYKADKLRYHRIIIMTDADVDGSHIRTLLLTFFYRQMPELIERGHIYIAQPPLYKVKFGKNEQYIKDDNELNQLLLKIALETASLQTPSGEVVEGDALNELAKHYQVIQSIVDRLSRTIDEDALRAIASGTPLNLDTEKSANESADRLRQALADSLNPLALPPEIIVQKEDRTERFRLLLSRRIHGNLKLSSINSDFVHGDDYQSLANAAAVLSGKVVPGSKVRRGDPDKNQKEQTIGDFRAAFAWLLSEAERVLSRQRYKGLGEMNPSQLWETTMDASSRTLLQVKIEDAIAADQVFTTLMGDEVEPRRAFIEKNALIARNLDV